One genomic region from Pempheris klunzingeri isolate RE-2024b chromosome 4, fPemKlu1.hap1, whole genome shotgun sequence encodes:
- the LOC139200151 gene encoding galaxin-like, with the protein MCCGPLDNRTILLRQSNHHQCCGHDQYNTETQCCCWPNESSEVHPRNSTCCVEGSAFCGLSTYNPLSELCCLLTIAAKPVPNAQCCGKEAFDQDEQMCCGSLDNRTILLRQSNHHQCCGHDQYNTKTQCCCWMNESSEVHPRNSACCVEGSDVFDQDEQMYCGPLDNRTILLRKSSHHQCCGHDQYNTKTQCCCWPNELSEINPINSTCCVEESGMHQQKHRPQPTW; encoded by the exons ATGTGCTGCGGTCCGCTTGACAACAGGACGATCCTGCTGAGACAATCCAATCATCACCAGTGTTGTGGACATGACCAGTACAACACTGAGactcagtgctgctgttggcCGAATGAATCATCTGAGGTTCATCCTAGAAACTCTACTTGCTGTGTGGAGGGGTCAG CTTTCTGTGGACTGTCAACCTACAACCCACTCAGTGAATTATGCTGTCTATTAACCATTGCAGCCAAACCTGTACCAAATGCCCAATGCTGTGGTAAAG AGGCGTTTGACCAGGATGAGCAGATGTGCTGCGGTTCGCTTGACAACAGGACGATCCTGCTGAGACAATCCAATCATCACCAGTGTTGTGGACATGACCAGTACAACACTAAGactcagtgctgctgttggaTGAACGAATCATCTGAGGTTCATCCTAGAAACTCTGCTTGCTGTGTGGAGGGGTCAG ATGTGTTTGACCAGGACGAGCAGATGTACTGCGGTCCGCTTGACAACAGGACGATCCTGCTGAGAAAATCCAGTCATCACCAGTGTTGTGGACATGACCAGTACAACACTAAGactcagtgctgctgttggcCGAATGAATTATCTGAGATAAATCCTATAAACTCTACTTGCTGTGTGGAGGAGTCAG GTATGCATCAACAG AAACACAGACCTCAACCCACCTGGTAA
- the LOC139200439 gene encoding galaxin-2-like isoform X1, protein MPYGLAQRGVLCCNNTLYKNRADGERCSENNIPYNPAEGTICRSQFHGSPGQHCCGTDVYQPHTEICCNGHRHPKGRNTQCCGVQAYSIKDPKLKCCAGTLYSLTSLGRLGHEAQCCGSLLQNPLKLVLDNALDRDVCCSSGDKEVLYSAKAGFRCCGHFYYNTSLWSCCAEKLSPAHQQHQHKEIKESRLRSLNNLSEKDLCKELQIGIVESVSVHSIVFHSVLKICGRSATVKPLSSPHILETPDRCTSPKLIPGKTYVFNQVHVFTDFNHDSILQSLHFIIAKCSHF, encoded by the exons ATGCCATACGGCTTAGCACAACGTGGAGTTCTTTGTTGTAACAACACCTTGTACAAGAACAGAGCAGATGGGGAGCGATGTTCAGAAAACAATATTCCTTACAACCCGGCTGAGGGGACCATATGTCGATCTCAGTTTCATGGCTCACCTGGACAACACTGCTGTGGGACGGACGTCTATCAGCCTCATACTGAAATCTGCTGTAATGGACACAG aCATCCCAAAGGAAGAAACACTCAATGCTGTGGCGTTCAAGCCTACAGCATTAAAGACCCAAAACTAAAGTGCTGCGCTGGGACATTGTACAGCCTGACTTCATTAGGCCGGCTTGGACATGAGGCGCAGTGCTGTGGATCACTTCTGCAAAATCCACTTAAGCTTGTATTGGATAATGCACTTGAccgt GATGTTTGCTGCTCCAGTGGAGACAAGGAGGTGCTCTACTCTGCCAAGGCAGGATTCAGGTGCTGCGGTCACTTCTATTACAACACCTCTCTGTGGTCATGCTGTGCCGAGAAGTTGAGTCCAGCACACCAACAACATCAGCACAAGGAGATTAAAG AATCCAGACTTCGGTCACTGAACAATCTGAGTGAAAAAGATCTTTGCAAAGAAC TGCAAATAGGGATTGTGGAAAGCGTGTCTGTGCACAGCATCGTGTTTCACAGTGTGCTGAAGATCTGTGGAAGATCAGCCACTGTGAAACCTCTGTCCTCACCTCACATCCTGGAAACACCTGATCGCTGCACCTCCCCTAAACTGATCCCTGGGAAGACCTACGTCTTTAATCAAGTTCATGTCTTCACTGATTTCAACCATGACTCTATTCTCCAGTCACTCCATTTCATTATTGCCAAGTGTTCTCATTTTTAG
- the LOC139200439 gene encoding galaxin-like isoform X2: MPYGLAQRGVLCCNNTLYKNRADGERCSENNIPYNPAEGTICRSQFHGSPGQHCCGTDVYQPHTEICCNGHRHPKGRNTQCCGVQAYSIKDPKLKCCAGTLYSLTSLGRLGHEDVCCSSGDKEVLYSAKAGFRCCGHFYYNTSLWSCCAEKLSPAHQQHQHKEIKESRLRSLNNLSEKDLCKELQIGIVESVSVHSIVFHSVLKICGRSATVKPLSSPHILETPDRCTSPKLIPGKTYVFNQVHVFTDFNHDSILQSLHFIIAKCSHF, from the exons ATGCCATACGGCTTAGCACAACGTGGAGTTCTTTGTTGTAACAACACCTTGTACAAGAACAGAGCAGATGGGGAGCGATGTTCAGAAAACAATATTCCTTACAACCCGGCTGAGGGGACCATATGTCGATCTCAGTTTCATGGCTCACCTGGACAACACTGCTGTGGGACGGACGTCTATCAGCCTCATACTGAAATCTGCTGTAATGGACACAG aCATCCCAAAGGAAGAAACACTCAATGCTGTGGCGTTCAAGCCTACAGCATTAAAGACCCAAAACTAAAGTGCTGCGCTGGGACATTGTACAGCCTGACTTCATTAGGCCGGCTTGGACATGAG GATGTTTGCTGCTCCAGTGGAGACAAGGAGGTGCTCTACTCTGCCAAGGCAGGATTCAGGTGCTGCGGTCACTTCTATTACAACACCTCTCTGTGGTCATGCTGTGCCGAGAAGTTGAGTCCAGCACACCAACAACATCAGCACAAGGAGATTAAAG AATCCAGACTTCGGTCACTGAACAATCTGAGTGAAAAAGATCTTTGCAAAGAAC TGCAAATAGGGATTGTGGAAAGCGTGTCTGTGCACAGCATCGTGTTTCACAGTGTGCTGAAGATCTGTGGAAGATCAGCCACTGTGAAACCTCTGTCCTCACCTCACATCCTGGAAACACCTGATCGCTGCACCTCCCCTAAACTGATCCCTGGGAAGACCTACGTCTTTAATCAAGTTCATGTCTTCACTGATTTCAACCATGACTCTATTCTCCAGTCACTCCATTTCATTATTGCCAAGTGTTCTCATTTTTAG